A genomic region of Metopolophium dirhodum isolate CAU chromosome 1, ASM1992520v1, whole genome shotgun sequence contains the following coding sequences:
- the LOC132933790 gene encoding patronin isoform X3, with translation MDRADGSRNFAGNPDICSQAKQRATIKWLLSKAYNNRIPENVIEPFYKDHDNQEHLKPPLVHSLANAELYCLALGNIYSDPNYHNLNHWGVIQALNKKGVTVNDPSVTETVLIQTTPLKLSAHMAIMEAVMTLYAKEVATPNRVMAAIQRLNHVPHRTTIVMPEDNEKAILLWVNRTVEALKHRISSSQTENSSVPDISPVNDFHEISDGAAIAALISFYCPDELPWQYITVSKAPTSTDCIKNFSVINDFCDHSLPFSIFHMRPQDVYYIRGSMKTNLIAFFADLFNVLEIHPAKCVSFNQGRNDLADGMAHNNSVKKVSNTITPQPPQDGKKTTRCNGEEQFVVHRNRSVLTLNSMLNPSNGDANNDVAAGKPTHWEDTRKQSYAGRRSRRNSFSEDSQLTVENFGGSQDNLHFLGRNPDKEPAIHVARKDSISKVTNSHSQENDSSGVHNLLQHSNTSPAMSRVSSDASNNSQGLQRMLYDSFDDVESVVQPPMPTLKRSLSYVDTTTQPVNPSSTTTWLQQSSSSAAHSDHGDDSESDGSVMSSQLLNIKLKLEEKRRQIENDKRKMESLMNRQRQQVGKAAFFQAVTRSKNSGRNLQSPDSNYSRMMFNDGNISPSSVKTAQQSFSFQDNGMESKWSDRMSQYTDDRKTPDLDHINTEDYNTLSKMHSNYQEIQADLQCLANQQNQMQHNSLQSEMMQHYPGIQSLQQVYQNTHSIHQPQNYLINRQQSNNCVMPNGQMIQHMDHNNTDNNQQWHSLMNHNQPPMPAFNNYNQPQHTQYQNQQGYVNQRPVSSNTLPNPNVYSPADNHYLPQDPYDQIMPPNKETQSQQFFLHNNQQQPQQQQQQQQQQQKFRKSWDISSSPQTHTFAQESQNIWNGSRTIPKSSQPSSLSGSPRQKSEFALLNRSGVKTSPSSPVPPPRRNSNHVVSHSQMPTPSIDDMQPQSISFIGNDANKSDLDLSESLNRIQITSGHRTYRLPSPTRTHMQINRNSFNDNNTSISNTSQDTSANTSDKGFYVSFEDEETPKRPKPPLRMKKIVSKERNLTQVLNNSVSLNNLDISPRHFNSSTIAKSKEFSTPVKSASESAVLQSSNSKINRSKISPSTGVELIIENQNPDPVAIDEMEKKKERILLLSLQRRQQQEEIKNKKEIEAQKRKEKEKEKEEMKLRKKEEEKQRRAVILEQYRIKKTIEEAEREGKTVDKELLNSLKINNNHTMGGPPRLRSKMQSGRPRPKTIHVDRSDTPDGTMTPSRGKKGSITNLATLNSQIRRDYYRGSQDCLAETRRTSTSSLYSDLTDEGKLNTPRNLDRHGSYKNSRDSSLDRTKRKTNFGYYNSAPRKSSSLMNLYGGSSCDQDSMLYRCGDTDSGLGRATPPRRAASPSGPGSLPVRRKFDDAASESGGSDYSGPRLYKQPVTKSNRGIILNAVEYCVFPGVVNRDAKKRVLEEINRSEARHFLVLFRDTGCQFRALYLYYPESEEVAKLYGTGPRIVTDRMFDRFFKYNSGGKCFSQVHTKHLTVTIDAFTIHNSLWQGKKVNYPNKKDMTLVV, from the exons gctAAGCAAAGAGCTACGATAAAATGGCTTCTTTCAAAGGCGTACAATAATAGAATTCCAGAAAATGTTATTGAGCCATTTTATAAAGACCATGAT aatCAAGAACATCTAAAACCACCTTTGGTCCATTCTTTAGCTAATGCTGAACTTTATTGTCTGGCATTAGGAAATATATATTCTGATCCAAATTATCACAATCTTAATCACTGGGGAGTTATCCAAGCTTTAAATAAAAAGGGTGTAACTGTGAATGATCCATCAGTAACAGAGActgttttaattcaaacaacACCTTTAAAACTT AGTGCTCACATGGCAATAATGGAAGCTGTTATGACATTGTATGCAAAAGAAGTAGCAACACCTAACCGTGTGATGGCTGCTATACAAAGACTGAATCATGTTCCTCATAGAACCACTATTGTAATGCCTGAGGATAACGAAAAAGCTATTTTATTATGGGTTAATCGTACTGTTGAGGCTTTAAAACATCGAATATCAAGTTCACAAACG GAGAATTCGTCTGTACCCGACATTTCCCCCGTGAATGATTTTCATGAAATCAGTGATGGTGCAGCTATAGCAGCGTTGATATCTTTTTATTGTCCTGATGAATTGCCTTGGCAGTATATTACTGTATCTAAAGCACCAACATCTACAGACTGTATAAAAAATTTCAGTGTTATAAATGATTTTTGCGATCACAGTCTACCTTTTAGCATATTTCACATGAGGCCAcaagatgtatattatataagagg gtctatgaaaacaaatttaatcgCATTTTTTGCTGATTTGTTCAATGTTTTGGAAATACATCCTGCTAAATGTGTCAGTTTCAATCAGGGTAGAAACGATTTGGCAGacg GCATGGCACATAACAATTCTGtgaaaaaagtttcaaataccATAACACCTCAACCGCCACAAGACGGAAAAAAGACTACCCG ATGTAACGGTGAAGAACAATTTGTCGTCCATCGTAATCGTTCTGTTCTCACTCTAAATTCAATGTTAAATCCCAGTAATGGTGATGCTAATAATGATGTAGCAGCAGGTAAACCAACACACTGGGAAGACACAAGAAAACAATCTTATGCTGGTCGACGTTCAAGAAGAAATTCATTTTCTGAAGATTCACAA ttaacgGTTGAAAATTTTGGTGGATCACAAGATAATTTACATTTCCTTGGTCGAAATCCAGACAAAGAACCGGCGATACACGTTGCACGAAAAGATAGCATCAGTAAAGTAACTAATTCTCATTCTCAAGAAAATGATAGTTCTGGTGTTCATAATCTATTACAACACTCCAATACTAGTCCTG CAATGTCGAGGGTTTCTAGTGATGCATCAAACAATAGCCAAGGACTTCAACGGATGTTGTATGATAGTTTTGACGATGTAGAATCTGTTGTCCAACCACCTATGCCTACGCTTAAACGGAGTTTGTCATATGTTGATACTACTACACAACCCGTGAATCCATCCAGTACAACTACATGGTTACAACAAAGTTCTTCATCTGCTGCTCACAGTGATCATG gAGATGATTCGGAGAGCGACGGTTCTGTTATGAGTTCACAATTgctcaatataaaattaaaattagaagaaAAAAGGCGACAGATTGAAAACGACAAACGCAAGATGGAATCTCTTATGAATCGACAAAGACAACAAGTAGGAAAAGCTGCATTCTTCCAAGCTGTGACAAgg AGTAAAAATAGTGGTAGAAATTTACAAAGCCCTGATTCAAACTATAGCAGAATGATGTTTAATGACGGTAATATTTCACCATCTTCTGTTAAAACTGCTCAGCAGTCTTTTTCATTTCAG GATAATGGGATGGAAAGTAAATGGTCTGATCGTATGAGTCAGTACACGGATGATCGCAAAACACCCGATTTAGATCACATAAATACAGAAGATTACAATACCCTATCCAa AATGCATTCGAATTATCAAGAAATTCAAGCAGACCTACAATGTTTAGCTAATCAACAAAACCAAATGCAACATAACAGTTTACAGTCAGAAATGATGCAGCATTATCCCGGTATCCAGTCATTGCAACAAGTTTATCAAAACACTCATTCCATTCACCAACCTCAAAATTACTTAATCAACCGCCAACAAAGTAATAACTGTGTAATGCCCAATGGACAAATGATTCAACACATGGATCATAACAACACTGATAATAATCAACAATGGCACAGTCTTATGAATCACAATCAACCACCCATGCCAGCgtttaacaattataatcaacCACAACATACACAATACCAAAATCAGCAAGGTTATGTTAATCAAAGACCAGTTTCGTCTAACACACTACCAAATCCCAATGTATACTCTCCAGCAGACAACCATTATTTGCCACAAGATCCATATGATCAAATAATGCCACCTAATAAAGAAACGCAATCCCAGCAGTTTTTCTTACACAACAACCAACAACAACctcaacagcaacagcaacagcaacagcaacaacaaaaATTCAGAAAAAGTTGGGACATTTCATCATCACCACAGACACATACATTTGCTCAAGAATCTCAAAACATTTGGAATGGCag tCGCACAATACCAAAGTCTTCACAACCATCGTCATTGAGTGGGTCGCCACGTCAAAAGTCTGAATTTGCTCTGTTAAATAGGTCTGGTGTTAAAACTAGTCCTTCATCACCAGTTCCTCCTCCTCGTCGTAATTCCAATCATGTTGTGAGCCACTCTCAAATGCCAACACCATCCATTGACGATATGCAACCTCAGAGCATTTCATTCATTG GCAATGATGCTAACAAGTCAGATCTTGATCTTTCCGAAAGCCTAAATAGAATTCAAATAACATCTGGACATAGAACGTACAGGTTACCATCTCCTACACGAACACATATGCAAATTAATCGAAATTCTTTCAACGACAATAATACCTCTATATCCAACACTAGTCAAGATACATCAGCAAACACATCGGATAAAGGTTTTTATGTCTCATTTGAAGATGAAGAAACACCTAAGCGACCCAAACCTCCATTgagaatgaaaaaaattgtatcaaaa GAAAGGAATTTGActcaagtattaaataattctgtGTCACTAAACAACTTGGATATTTCTCCCAGACATTTTAATTCTTCAACGATTGCCAAGTCAAAAGAATTTTCTACTCCAGTTAAATCTGCCTCTGAATCTGCAGTATTGCAGAGCTCAAATAGCAAAATTAATCGTTCCAAAATTTCACCTTCTACTGGAGTTGAGCTCATTATTGAAAACCAAAATCCAGACCCT gTGGCCATTGATGAGATGGAAAAGAAGAAAGAAAGAATTCTTTTATTGTCGTTACAGCGGAGACAGCAACAAGAagaaattaagaataaaaaagaaattgaagcacagaaaagaaaagaaaaagagaAGGAAAAAGAAGAAATGAAACTGCGTaagaaagaagaagaaaaacagAGAAGGGCCGtaatattagaacaatataggATTAAAAAGACTATTGAAGAAGCTGAAAGAGAA gggAAAACTGTTGATAAAGAACTTTTGAACTCATTGAAAATCAACAACAATCATACTATGGGTGGCCCTCCAAGGTTACGAAGTAAAATGCAGAGTGGACGGCCCCGACCAAAAACAATACATGTTGATCGAAGTGATACTCCGGATGGAACGATGACACCATCTCGAGGCAAAAAAGGTTCAATCACAAATCTTGCTA CATTGAACTCACAAATTAGACGAGATTATTACCGAGGATCACAAGACTGCTTAGCCGAAACGCGGCGAACGTCAACTTCCTCTCTTTACTCAG ACTTGACTGATGAAGGGAAACTCAATACTCCAAGAAATTTGGATCGTCATGGATCTTACAAAAATTCTAGAG ATTCTTCTTTGGACAGAACAAAGCGTAAAACAAATTTTGGATACTACAATAGTGCACCTCGTAAATCCAGTTCTCTCATGAATTTGTATG gaGGTTCGAGCTGCGACCAAGACAGCATGCTGTACCGGTGCGGCGATACGGATTCAGGGCTGGGACGTGCCACACCGCCAAGGAGAGCCGCATCGCCATCTGGCCCAGGGTCTCTACCCGTCCGTAGAAAGTTCGACGATGCCGCAAGCGAGAGCGGTGGTAGTGATTACAGCGGTCCCAG GCTCTACAAACAACCAGTGACCAAGTCCAACCGCGGTATCATATTGAACGCAGTCGAGTATTGCGTGTTCCCAGGCGTAGTCAACCGGGACGCCAAAAAGCGGGTACTCGAGGAGATCAACCGTTCCGAGGCCAGGCACTTTCTGGTACTGTTCCGAGACACGGGTTGCCAATTCCGCGCGTTATATCTGTACTACCCGGAGAGCGAGGAGGTGGCCAAACTCTACGGCACCGGTCCACGGATAGTCACCGATCGCATGTTTGATAGGTTTTTCAA GTACAATTCTGGCGGCAAGTGTTTTTCGCAAGTGCACACCAAACATCTGACTGTCACCATCGACGCGTTTACCATACACAACAGTTTGTGGCAGGGTAAAAAAGTGAATTATCCCAATAAAAAAGACATGACGCTAGTCGTTTGA
- the LOC132933790 gene encoding patronin isoform X2 codes for MDRADGSRNFAGNPDICSQAKQRATIKWLLSKAYNNRIPENVIEPFYKDHDNQEHLKPPLVHSLANAELYCLALGNIYSDPNYHNLNHWGVIQALNKKGVTVNDPSVTETVLIQTTPLKLSAHMAIMEAVMTLYAKEVATPNRVMAAIQRLNHVPHRTTIVMPEDNEKAILLWVNRTVEALKHRISSSQTENSSVPDISPVNDFHEISDGAAIAALISFYCPDELPWQYITVSKAPTSTDCIKNFSVINDFCDHSLPFSIFHMRPQDVYYIRGSMKTNLIAFFADLFNVLEIHPAKCVSFNQGRNDLADAYPRNSHGVAHKRLLPQAISVIPDLRSNLDSHSTGFTGMAHNNSVKKVSNTITPQPPQDGKKTTRCNGEEQFVVHRNRSVLTLNSMLNPSNGDANNDVAAGKPTHWEDTRKQSYAGRRSRRNSFSEDSQLTVENFGGSQDNLHFLGRNPDKEPAIHVARKDSISKVTNSHSQENDSSGVHNLLQHSNTSPAMSRVSSDASNNSQGLQRMLYDSFDDVESVVQPPMPTLKRSLSYVDTTTQPVNPSSTTTWLQQSSSSAAHSDHGDDSESDGSVMSSQLLNIKLKLEEKRRQIENDKRKMESLMNRQRQQVGKAAFFQAVTRSKNSGRNLQSPDSNYSRMMFNDGNISPSSVKTAQQSFSFQDNGMESKWSDRMSQYTDDRKTPDLDHINTEDYNTLSKMHSNYQEIQADLQCLANQQNQMQHNSLQSEMMQHYPGIQSLQQVYQNTHSIHQPQNYLINRQQSNNCVMPNGQMIQHMDHNNTDNNQQWHSLMNHNQPPMPAFNNYNQPQHTQYQNQQGYVNQRPVSSNTLPNPNVYSPADNHYLPQDPYDQIMPPNKETQSQQFFLHNNQQQPQQQQQQQQQQQKFRKSWDISSSPQTHTFAQESQNIWNGSRTIPKSSQPSSLSGSPRQKSEFALLNRSGVKTSPSSPVPPPRRNSNHVVSHSQMPTPSIDDMQPQSISFIGNDANKSDLDLSESLNRIQITSGHRTYRLPSPTRTHMQINRNSFNDNNTSISNTSQDTSANTSDKGFYVSFEDEETPKRPKPPLRMKKIVSKERNLTQVLNNSVSLNNLDISPRHFNSSTIAKSKEFSTPVKSASESAVLQSSNSKINRSKISPSTGVELIIENQNPDPVAIDEMEKKKERILLLSLQRRQQQEEIKNKKEIEAQKRKEKEKEKEEMKLRKKEEEKQRRAVILEQYRIKKTIEEAEREGKTVDKELLNSLKINNNHTMGGPPRLRSKMQSGRPRPKTIHVDRSDTPDGTMTPSRGKKGSITNLATLNSQIRRDYYRGSQDCLAETRRTSTSSLYSDLTDEGKLNTPRNLDRHGSYKNSRGGSSCDQDSMLYRCGDTDSGLGRATPPRRAASPSGPGSLPVRRKFDDAASESGGSDYSGPRLYKQPVTKSNRGIILNAVEYCVFPGVVNRDAKKRVLEEINRSEARHFLVLFRDTGCQFRALYLYYPESEEVAKLYGTGPRIVTDRMFDRFFKYNSGGKCFSQVHTKHLTVTIDAFTIHNSLWQGKKVNYPNKKDMTLVV; via the exons gctAAGCAAAGAGCTACGATAAAATGGCTTCTTTCAAAGGCGTACAATAATAGAATTCCAGAAAATGTTATTGAGCCATTTTATAAAGACCATGAT aatCAAGAACATCTAAAACCACCTTTGGTCCATTCTTTAGCTAATGCTGAACTTTATTGTCTGGCATTAGGAAATATATATTCTGATCCAAATTATCACAATCTTAATCACTGGGGAGTTATCCAAGCTTTAAATAAAAAGGGTGTAACTGTGAATGATCCATCAGTAACAGAGActgttttaattcaaacaacACCTTTAAAACTT AGTGCTCACATGGCAATAATGGAAGCTGTTATGACATTGTATGCAAAAGAAGTAGCAACACCTAACCGTGTGATGGCTGCTATACAAAGACTGAATCATGTTCCTCATAGAACCACTATTGTAATGCCTGAGGATAACGAAAAAGCTATTTTATTATGGGTTAATCGTACTGTTGAGGCTTTAAAACATCGAATATCAAGTTCACAAACG GAGAATTCGTCTGTACCCGACATTTCCCCCGTGAATGATTTTCATGAAATCAGTGATGGTGCAGCTATAGCAGCGTTGATATCTTTTTATTGTCCTGATGAATTGCCTTGGCAGTATATTACTGTATCTAAAGCACCAACATCTACAGACTGTATAAAAAATTTCAGTGTTATAAATGATTTTTGCGATCACAGTCTACCTTTTAGCATATTTCACATGAGGCCAcaagatgtatattatataagagg gtctatgaaaacaaatttaatcgCATTTTTTGCTGATTTGTTCAATGTTTTGGAAATACATCCTGCTAAATGTGTCAGTTTCAATCAGGGTAGAAACGATTTGGCAGacg CATATCCGAGAAATAGCCACGGAGTAGCGCATAAACGTTTGTTACCTCAAGCAATTTCTGTTATACCGGATCTCCGCAGTAATTTGGATTCACATTCTACAGGGTTTACAG GCATGGCACATAACAATTCTGtgaaaaaagtttcaaataccATAACACCTCAACCGCCACAAGACGGAAAAAAGACTACCCG ATGTAACGGTGAAGAACAATTTGTCGTCCATCGTAATCGTTCTGTTCTCACTCTAAATTCAATGTTAAATCCCAGTAATGGTGATGCTAATAATGATGTAGCAGCAGGTAAACCAACACACTGGGAAGACACAAGAAAACAATCTTATGCTGGTCGACGTTCAAGAAGAAATTCATTTTCTGAAGATTCACAA ttaacgGTTGAAAATTTTGGTGGATCACAAGATAATTTACATTTCCTTGGTCGAAATCCAGACAAAGAACCGGCGATACACGTTGCACGAAAAGATAGCATCAGTAAAGTAACTAATTCTCATTCTCAAGAAAATGATAGTTCTGGTGTTCATAATCTATTACAACACTCCAATACTAGTCCTG CAATGTCGAGGGTTTCTAGTGATGCATCAAACAATAGCCAAGGACTTCAACGGATGTTGTATGATAGTTTTGACGATGTAGAATCTGTTGTCCAACCACCTATGCCTACGCTTAAACGGAGTTTGTCATATGTTGATACTACTACACAACCCGTGAATCCATCCAGTACAACTACATGGTTACAACAAAGTTCTTCATCTGCTGCTCACAGTGATCATG gAGATGATTCGGAGAGCGACGGTTCTGTTATGAGTTCACAATTgctcaatataaaattaaaattagaagaaAAAAGGCGACAGATTGAAAACGACAAACGCAAGATGGAATCTCTTATGAATCGACAAAGACAACAAGTAGGAAAAGCTGCATTCTTCCAAGCTGTGACAAgg AGTAAAAATAGTGGTAGAAATTTACAAAGCCCTGATTCAAACTATAGCAGAATGATGTTTAATGACGGTAATATTTCACCATCTTCTGTTAAAACTGCTCAGCAGTCTTTTTCATTTCAG GATAATGGGATGGAAAGTAAATGGTCTGATCGTATGAGTCAGTACACGGATGATCGCAAAACACCCGATTTAGATCACATAAATACAGAAGATTACAATACCCTATCCAa AATGCATTCGAATTATCAAGAAATTCAAGCAGACCTACAATGTTTAGCTAATCAACAAAACCAAATGCAACATAACAGTTTACAGTCAGAAATGATGCAGCATTATCCCGGTATCCAGTCATTGCAACAAGTTTATCAAAACACTCATTCCATTCACCAACCTCAAAATTACTTAATCAACCGCCAACAAAGTAATAACTGTGTAATGCCCAATGGACAAATGATTCAACACATGGATCATAACAACACTGATAATAATCAACAATGGCACAGTCTTATGAATCACAATCAACCACCCATGCCAGCgtttaacaattataatcaacCACAACATACACAATACCAAAATCAGCAAGGTTATGTTAATCAAAGACCAGTTTCGTCTAACACACTACCAAATCCCAATGTATACTCTCCAGCAGACAACCATTATTTGCCACAAGATCCATATGATCAAATAATGCCACCTAATAAAGAAACGCAATCCCAGCAGTTTTTCTTACACAACAACCAACAACAACctcaacagcaacagcaacagcaacagcaacaacaaaaATTCAGAAAAAGTTGGGACATTTCATCATCACCACAGACACATACATTTGCTCAAGAATCTCAAAACATTTGGAATGGCag tCGCACAATACCAAAGTCTTCACAACCATCGTCATTGAGTGGGTCGCCACGTCAAAAGTCTGAATTTGCTCTGTTAAATAGGTCTGGTGTTAAAACTAGTCCTTCATCACCAGTTCCTCCTCCTCGTCGTAATTCCAATCATGTTGTGAGCCACTCTCAAATGCCAACACCATCCATTGACGATATGCAACCTCAGAGCATTTCATTCATTG GCAATGATGCTAACAAGTCAGATCTTGATCTTTCCGAAAGCCTAAATAGAATTCAAATAACATCTGGACATAGAACGTACAGGTTACCATCTCCTACACGAACACATATGCAAATTAATCGAAATTCTTTCAACGACAATAATACCTCTATATCCAACACTAGTCAAGATACATCAGCAAACACATCGGATAAAGGTTTTTATGTCTCATTTGAAGATGAAGAAACACCTAAGCGACCCAAACCTCCATTgagaatgaaaaaaattgtatcaaaa GAAAGGAATTTGActcaagtattaaataattctgtGTCACTAAACAACTTGGATATTTCTCCCAGACATTTTAATTCTTCAACGATTGCCAAGTCAAAAGAATTTTCTACTCCAGTTAAATCTGCCTCTGAATCTGCAGTATTGCAGAGCTCAAATAGCAAAATTAATCGTTCCAAAATTTCACCTTCTACTGGAGTTGAGCTCATTATTGAAAACCAAAATCCAGACCCT gTGGCCATTGATGAGATGGAAAAGAAGAAAGAAAGAATTCTTTTATTGTCGTTACAGCGGAGACAGCAACAAGAagaaattaagaataaaaaagaaattgaagcacagaaaagaaaagaaaaagagaAGGAAAAAGAAGAAATGAAACTGCGTaagaaagaagaagaaaaacagAGAAGGGCCGtaatattagaacaatataggATTAAAAAGACTATTGAAGAAGCTGAAAGAGAA gggAAAACTGTTGATAAAGAACTTTTGAACTCATTGAAAATCAACAACAATCATACTATGGGTGGCCCTCCAAGGTTACGAAGTAAAATGCAGAGTGGACGGCCCCGACCAAAAACAATACATGTTGATCGAAGTGATACTCCGGATGGAACGATGACACCATCTCGAGGCAAAAAAGGTTCAATCACAAATCTTGCTA CATTGAACTCACAAATTAGACGAGATTATTACCGAGGATCACAAGACTGCTTAGCCGAAACGCGGCGAACGTCAACTTCCTCTCTTTACTCAG ACTTGACTGATGAAGGGAAACTCAATACTCCAAGAAATTTGGATCGTCATGGATCTTACAAAAATTCTAGAG gaGGTTCGAGCTGCGACCAAGACAGCATGCTGTACCGGTGCGGCGATACGGATTCAGGGCTGGGACGTGCCACACCGCCAAGGAGAGCCGCATCGCCATCTGGCCCAGGGTCTCTACCCGTCCGTAGAAAGTTCGACGATGCCGCAAGCGAGAGCGGTGGTAGTGATTACAGCGGTCCCAG GCTCTACAAACAACCAGTGACCAAGTCCAACCGCGGTATCATATTGAACGCAGTCGAGTATTGCGTGTTCCCAGGCGTAGTCAACCGGGACGCCAAAAAGCGGGTACTCGAGGAGATCAACCGTTCCGAGGCCAGGCACTTTCTGGTACTGTTCCGAGACACGGGTTGCCAATTCCGCGCGTTATATCTGTACTACCCGGAGAGCGAGGAGGTGGCCAAACTCTACGGCACCGGTCCACGGATAGTCACCGATCGCATGTTTGATAGGTTTTTCAA GTACAATTCTGGCGGCAAGTGTTTTTCGCAAGTGCACACCAAACATCTGACTGTCACCATCGACGCGTTTACCATACACAACAGTTTGTGGCAGGGTAAAAAAGTGAATTATCCCAATAAAAAAGACATGACGCTAGTCGTTTGA